A stretch of Anas acuta chromosome 3, bAnaAcu1.1, whole genome shotgun sequence DNA encodes these proteins:
- the GJB7 gene encoding gap junction beta-7 protein produces the protein MSWAFLCDLLSGVNKYSTGIGRIWVAVVFIFRLLVYVAAAENIWKYEHDEFECNIKQPGCENVCFDHFFPVSHIRLWALQLILVSTPSLLVVFHVAYRENREKKHNQTLYKSPGEIDGGLLCTYLISLVLKTGFEIVFLILFYKLYNGFKIPHLVKCDVRPCPNTVDCYISKPTEKMIFLYFLVATSCLCIVLNLSELSYLLCKYSVKRYLKRYTKEHRGSASGCHKSGTISHRRAAAAGPIHDSPPSLPLNEQDGQENISPLT, from the coding sequence TCTGGGTAGCAGTTGTGTTCATATTCCGCTTGCTGGTTTACGTTGCGGCTGCAGAAAACATCTGGAAGTACGAACACGATGAATTTGAATGCAACATCAAGCAGCCTGGctgtgaaaatgtttgctttgaccattttttccctgtctctcACATCAGGCTCTGGGCTTTGCAGTTAATCCTGGTCTCCACCCCCTCGCTCTTGGTTGTTTTCCATGTTGCTTATcgagagaacagagaaaaaaagcacaaccaGACACTTTACAAAAGCCCAGGTGAGATAGACGGTGGGTTGCTGTGCACTTACCTCATCagtcttgttttaaaaacaggatttgaaatagtttttctcattctgttttaCAAATTGTACAACGGATTCAAAATACCACATCTCGTCAAATGCGACGTGAGACCGTGTCCTAATACTGTTGACTGCTATATCTCCAAGCCGACTGAGAAGATGATTTTCCTCTACTTTCTGGTGGCAACTTCATGTCTGTGCATTGTATTAAATTTAAGTGAACTGAGTTACCTCCTTTGCAAATACTCTGTGAAGCGTTATCTGAAGAGGTACACCAAGGAACATCGAGGCTCAGCAAGCGGCTGCCACAAATCGGGAACCATCAGtcacaggagagcagcagctgcaggaccaATCCACGACAGCCCCCCGTCCTTGCCTCTGAATGAACAAGATGGACAGGAAAATATCTCCCCACTGACTTGA